From Coffea arabica cultivar ET-39 chromosome 2e, Coffea Arabica ET-39 HiFi, whole genome shotgun sequence, the proteins below share one genomic window:
- the LOC113732045 gene encoding uncharacterized protein encodes MGSSASRRISPPSEPSSSRKPSGPGSKLKSTKFKLPSFLICGSSSSRLPIEFDDYPRGSPTINSVENLTPDSFSDSIAQSSTIFGSEAGYTSSELETATPSSSNATTQNASLEYAMPDREASGHQTCHSNHTDLVPNQASQSVIPANVSISENEHGRNVAQEGRNSSPDGNCFENHEVAVLGSEISDSRSLASALDPLGSLLLSGNSNAEMDTPSSSRFRMSGSEQDLGRGDLLHLDVVSIPSNILSSSIAEISSSQARRNNRRLYWEALSRRSFSRISDSPTIVFATGPADDLGSEDRWLLNLSGDLHYDGVFHDSVYLGARSNFRSGRRWLLRSEISERVLGHGEGGRRTDFCASGLHPDGTCSCDSFFSAEESGTLASISRIIMLAEALFEVLDEIHRQPLSLSLSMLTLPAPESVVDSFPLKYHTKVDATATRPGDTPQCYICLAEYEEGDKLRVLPCKHEYHMPCIDKWLKEINRVCPLCRCNVCEDPEQDSVTNNGIPSQ; translated from the exons ATGGGCTCAAGCGCCAGTCGCCGTATATCTCCGCCGTCAGAACCATCATCATCAAGAAAACCATCTGGGCCAGGGTCTAAACTCAAGAGCACCAAGTTTAAGCTCCCATCTTTCCTCATCTGTGGTTCCTCTTCTTCTCGATTACCAATTGAG TTTGATGATTATCCAAGGGGATCACCAACAATCAATTCTGTGGAAAATCTGACTCCTGATAGTTTTTCGGATTCAATAGCACAATCTTCTACAATATTTGGTTCAGAAGCTGGGTACACAAGTTCTGAACTTGAGACTGCAACTCCATCAAGCAGCAATGCCACTACTCAGAATGCCTCTCTAGAATATGCTATGCCAGATAGAGAAGCTAGTGGCCATCAGACATGTCATTCAAACCATACAGATTTAGTTCCCAATCAG GCATCTCAAAGTGTGATCCCTGCAAATGTGAGCATTTCAGAAAATGAACATGGGAGAAATGTTGCTCAAGAGGGCAGAAATTCATCTCCAGATGGCAATTGTTTTGAAAATCATGAGGTTGCAGTTCTGGGTTCTGAGATTTCTGATTCTAGGTCCCTTGCTTCTGCCCTTGATCCTTTAGGAAGTCTTCTTCTGTCTGGTAACAGTAATGCTGAAATGGACACGCCTTCCAGTTCAAGATTTCGTATGTCAGGTAGTGAGCAAGATCTTGGAAGAGGAGATTTGCTTCATCTTGATGTGGTGAGTATCCCTTCCAATATTTTATCTAGTAGCATTGCTGAAATAAGTAGCAGTCAAGCAAGAAGGAACAATAGGAGGCTATATTGGGAAGCTTTATCAAGACGAAGTTTTAGCAGGATTAGTGATTCCCCAACCATAGTTTTCGCCACAGGTCCTGCTGATGATCTAGGATCTGAGGACAGATGGCTTCTTAATTTGAGTGGTGATCTCCATTATGATGGTGTATTTCATGATTCTGTTTACCTGGGTGCTAGAAGTAATTTCAGAAGTGGTCGAAGATGGCTCTTAAGATCTGAG ATTTCAGAAAGAGTTCTTGGCCATGGTGAGGGAGGGCGACGAACTGATTTTTGTGCATCTGGTCTTCATCCTGACGGTACATGCTCCTGTGATTCATTCTTCTCAGCTGAAGAGTCTGGTACTCTTGCAAGTATTTCACGAATTATCATGCTCGCTGAAGCTCTGTTTGAG GTTTTGGATGAGATTCATCGGCAGCCATTATCACTCTCACTGTCAATGCTTACACTCCCAGCTCCAGAGTCGGTTGTAGACTCATTTCCTCTCAAATATCACACAAAAGTAGACGCAACTGCAACCAGGCCAGGCGATACACCACA GTGCTACATTTGTTTGGCCGAGTACGAGGAAGGGGACAAATTAAGGGTTCTTCCCTGCAAACACGAATACCATATGCCTTGTATTGATAAATggctaaaagaaataaatag GGTATGTCCCCTCTGCAGATGCAATGTCTGTGAAGATCCAGAGCAAGATTCTGTTACAAATAATGGAATACCCTCTCAATGA
- the LOC113732046 gene encoding E3 ubiquitin-protein ligase ATL4-like — MSFLYPPPPPPPITTASPGGSSSTTIVIPHPQYDSSIHADVMNDTSPSPSPSASIIIVIIVIASAIIVSASIYLLLRFLSRRCHRTFRTFSSTSVADDVVLQNRRISVSGCVDDRRVADSSLFDSLPLFTFGSVTGKLAAGDCAVCLSKFEPQDQLRLLPLCCHAFHAHCIDTWLASNLTCPLCRIAVNASDADVLSKIIASSEGTQRNNDMNSNGNNNVNRSGSFRVEIGSISSRRGTSDTSGDGRRSYSIGSFDYIVDDGCEVPVDSTHHRGVSDCTSTDKESFGIPVTGPPGESLAAEVAGGRSWLRDYVDRLSSFSFSSRTMSFRSSGRYMFGSSRRNDVVVPVADLEANPNPIGEEIGEYFRWLSGV, encoded by the coding sequence atGTCCTTTTTATATCCACCGCCACCTCCTCCCCCAATCACAACCGCCAGCCCCGGCGGCTCATCTTCCACCACCATCGTCATCCCTCATCCTCAGTATGACAGCTCCATTCACGCTGACGTCATGAACGACACCTCaccttccccttccccctctGCCTCCATCATCATCGTCATCATCGTCATTGCTTCTGCTATTATCGTCTCCGCCTCCATCTACCTCCTTCTCCGCTTCCTCTCCCGCCGTTGCCACCGCACTTTCCGCACATTTTCTTCCACTTCAGTCGCGGATGACGTCGTGTTGCAGAACCGGCGAATTTCGGTTTCTGGATGCGTAGACGACCGTCGTGTAGCGGATAGCAGCTTGTTCGACTCGTTGCCGCTTTTCACTTTCGGCTCCGTCACGGGAAAGCTCGCCGCCGGGGATTGCGCTGTCTGCCTTTCGAAATTTGAGCCCCAGGATCAACTCCGACTGCTACCTCTGTGTTGTCACGCGTTTCATGCTCATTGTATTGACACGTGGCTTGCCTCCAACTTGACTTGTCCGCTCTGCCGGATTGCTGTAAATGCATCAGATGCCGACGTACTCAGCAAAATCATCGCCTCCTCTGAAGGTACTCAAAGGAACAATGATATGAATAGCAATGGAAATAACAACGTGAACAGAAGCGGCAGTTTCAGGGTCGAGATAGGTAGTATAAGTAGCCGGCGAGGAACATCTGACACCTCGGGAGACGGTCGGAGGTCCTATTCTATCGGTTCATTTGATTACATCGTCGACGACGGATGTGAGGTTCCGGTTGACTCGACGCATCACAGAGGCGTCTCTGATTGTACTTCGACGGACAAGGAGTCCTTTGGCATTCCCGTTACTGGTCCTCCGGGAGAGAGTTTGGCTGCAGAGGTGGCCGGCGGTCGGAGTTGGCTTAGAGATTACGTGGACAGGTTGAGTTCTTTCTCGTTCTCTTCTCGTACCATGTCGTTCCGGAGCTCCGGGAGGTACATGTTCGGAAGCAGTCGCCGGAACGACGTGGTCGTCCCCGTCGCGGACCTGGAGGCGAATCCGAATCCAATAGGGGAGGAGATTGGCGAGTATTTTCGGTGGCTATCAGGGGtatga